From Haemorhous mexicanus isolate bHaeMex1 chromosome 13, bHaeMex1.pri, whole genome shotgun sequence, a single genomic window includes:
- the FES gene encoding tyrosine-protein kinase Fes/Fps isoform X2 codes for MVSSGFPVPPQEPELHRVQTASAPAPAGRQQQPHNEDPTTNIGWKDCALTPWLDSGAMGFGPELWCPQGHSALLRLQDGELRLLELMKKWMSQRAKSDREYAGMLHHMFSQLEKQEGTWQLHGNHGGHTEKSWWVLVSRTETLSQILRRHAEELAAGPLAKLSLLIRDKQQLRKAFSEQWQQLSQEYNRTTQQEMEKLKAQYRSLVRDSTQAKRKYQEASKDKERDKAKEKYVRSLWKLHALHNQYVLAVQAAALHHQHHYQRVLPSLHQSLYGLQQEMVLVLKEILSEYCSISSLVQEDLLAVHQEIATAIQAIDPATEYSSFIQSHQYESEMPPTVSFDESLLEDTENLVPGELQLNELTLESVQHCLTSVEEELVAATEAVGIKEQQMQELKAEIHDEEQGRSPGEVHLLGRRQGLHEVRQQLEGCLCAQAKLQAQRDLLASKLAELGARDPLPALPLPEDRQSVSSTEQERSGASALETLKNHITGIFSPKYSLPPPVPLIPDVQKPLCQQVWYHGAIPRSEVQELLTCSGDFLVRESQGKQEYVLSVLWDGQPRHFIIQAVSNMFRLEGESFPTIPLLIQNLLQSQQPITRKSGIVLARAVPKDKWVLNHEDVLLGERIGRGNFGEVFSGRLRADNSPVAVKSCRETLPPELKAKFLQEARILKQYRHPNIVRLIGVCTQKQPIYIVMELVQGGDFLTFLRSEGPHLRVKELVKMTENAAAGMEYLESKHCIHRDLAARNCLVTERNTLKISDFGMSREEEDGIYASTGGMKQIPVKWTAPEALNYGRYSSESDVWSFGILLWEAFSLGAIPYANLSNQQTREAVEHGLRLDPPEQCPEEVYQLMQRCWEYDPHKRPNFCTIHQDLIAIRKRQR; via the exons ATGGTCAGCAGTGGGTTTCCTGTTCCTccccaggagccagagctgcaccGGGTCCAGACCGCGTCAGCCCCGGCCCCAGCAGGAcgccagcagcagcctcacaaCGAAGACCCAACAACAAATATAGGCTGGAAGGACTGTGCCCTG ACCCCCTGGCTGGACAGTGGTGCCATGGGCTTTGGGCCGGAGCTGTGGTGCCCGCAGGGGCACAGTGCCCTGCTGCGGCTGCAGGATGGGGAGCTGCGCCTCCTGGAGCTGATGAAGAAGTGGATGTCACAGCGGGCCAAGAGCGACCGGGAGTATGCAGGGATGCTGCACCACATGTTctcccagctggaaaagcaggagggcACTTGGCAGCTCCATGGCAACCATGGTGGTCACACTGAGAAG TCCTGGTGGGTGCTGGTGAGCCGGACAGAGACGCTGAGCCAGATCCTGCGGCGGCACGCGGAGGAGCTGGCAGCGGGGCcgctggccaagctgagcctgctcATCCGCGACAAGCAGCAGCTGCGCAAAGCCTTCAGcgagcagtggcagcagctcagccaggagtACAACCGG ACGAcgcagcaggagatggagaagctgaaggcaCAGTACCGCAGCCTGGTCCGTGACAGCACCCAGGCCAAGCGCAAGTACCAGGAGGCCAGCAAAG ACAAGGAGCGGGACAAGGCGAAGGAGAAGTATGTGCGCAGCCTCTGGAAGCTCCATGCCCTCCACAATCAGTACGTGCTGGCTGTGCAGGCGGCTGCACTGCACCACCAGCACCACTACCAGCGggtgctgcccagcctgcaTCAGTCCCTCTACGgtctgcagcaggagatggtCCTCGTCCT AAAGGAGATCCTCAGCGAGTACTGCAGCATCAGCAGCCTGGTCCAGGAGGACCTTTTGGCCGTGCACCAGGAGATTGCCACTGCCATCCAGGCCATCGACCCTGCCACTGAGTACAGCAGCTTCATCCAGAGCCACCA GTATGAATCTGAGATGCCACCAACTGTGTCCTTTGATGAGAGCCTGCTGGAAGACACAGAAAACCTGgtgccaggggagctgcagctgaatgAGCTGACCCTTGAAAGTGTCCAGCACTG CCTGACCTCGGTTGAGGAGGAGTTGGTGGCTGCCACTGAGGCCGTGGGTATCAAGGAGCAGCAGATGCAGGAGCTGAAGGCAGAGATCCATGATGAGGAGCAGGGCCGGAGCCCCGGGGA GGTGCACTTGTTGGGCAGGCGGCAGGGACTGCATGAGGTGCGGCAGCAGCTCGAGGGCTGCCTGTGTGCCCAGGCCAAGCTGCAGGCGCAGCGGGACCTGCTGGCCAGcaagctggcagagctgggcgCCAGGGaccccctgcctgccctgcctctgccagagGATCGGCAGTCCGTCTCCTCCACG gagcaggagcggagcggggccAGTGCGCTGGAGACCCTCAAGAACCACATCACGGGGATCTTCAGCCCAAAGTACTCG CTGCCACCCCCCGTGCCCCTAATCCCAGACGTGCAGAAGCCGCTGTGCCAGCAGGTCTGGTACCACGGGGCCATCCCACGTTCGGAGGTACAGGAGCTGCTGACCTGCAGTGGGGACTTCCTGGTGCGGGAGAGCCAGGGCAAGCAGGAGTACGTGCTCAGCGTGCTGTGGGACGGGCAGCCCCGGCACTTCATCATCCAGGCTGTCAGT aacATGTTTCGGCTGGAGGGTGAGAGCTTCCCCACCATTCCGCTGCTCATCCAGAacctcctgcagagccagcagcccaTCACCCGCAAGAGTGGCATTGTcctggccagggctgtgcccaag GACAAATGGGTGCTTAACCACGAGGACGTGCTGCTGGGGGAACGCATTGGTCGG GGTAACTTTGGGGAAGTGTTCAGTGGACGCCTGCGTGCTGACAACTCCCCCGTTGCTGTGAAATCCTGCCGGGAAACCCTTCCACCTGAGCTCAAGGCCAAGTTCCTGCAGGAAGCTAG GATTCTCAAGCAGTACAGGCACCCAAACATTGTGCGTCTCATCGGCGTCTGCACGCAGAAACAGCCCATTTACATTGTCATGGAGCTGGTGCAGG GGGGGGACTTCCTGACCTTCCTGCGCAGCGAGGGTCCCCACCTCCGCGTGAAGGAGCTGGTCAAGATGACAGAGAATGCTGCTGCCGGCATGGAGTACCTGGAGAGCAAGCACTGCATCCACAG GGACCTGGCTGCTCGCAACTGCCTGGTGACAGAGAGGAACACCCTGAAGATCAGTGATTTTGGGATGTCACGGGAGGAGGAAGACGGCATCTATGCCTCCACAGGGGGGATGAAGCAAATCCCTGTCAAGTGGACGGCCCCTGAAGCTCTCAATTATG gccGATACAGCTCAGAGAGTGATGTCTGGAGCTTTGGGATCCTGCTGTGGGAAGCCTTCAGCTTGGGCGCCATCCCCTATGCCAACCTCAGCAACCAGCAGACACGGGAGGCAGTGGAGCATG GTTTGCGGCTGGACCCTCCCGAGCAGTGCCCTGAGGAGGTGTACCAGCTGATGCAGCGCTGCTGGGAGTATGACCCCCACAAGCGGCCCAACTTCTGCACCATCCACCAGGACCTCATTGCCATCCGCAAGAGACAGCGGTGA
- the FES gene encoding tyrosine-protein kinase Fes/Fps isoform X3, which produces MVSSGFPVPPQEPELHRVQTASAPAPAGRQQQPHNEDPTTNIGWKDCALTPWLDSGAMGFGPELWCPQGHSALLRLQDGELRLLELMKKWMSQRAKSDREYAGMLHHMFSQLEKQEGTWQLHGNHGGHTEKSWWVLVSRTETLSQILRRHAEELAAGPLAKLSLLIRDKQQLRKAFSEQWQQLSQEYNRTTQQEMEKLKAQYRSLVRDSTQAKRKYQEASKDKERDKAKEKYVRSLWKLHALHNQYVLAVQAAALHHQHHYQRVLPSLHQSLYGLQQEMVLVLKEILSEYCSISSLVQEDLLAVHQEIATAIQAIDPATEYSSFIQSHQYESEMPPTVSFDESLLEDTENLVPGELQLNELTLESVQHCLTSVEEELVAATEAVGIKEQQMQELKAEIHDEEQGRSPGERVHLLGRRQGLHEVRQQLEGCLCAQAKLQAQRDLLASKLAELGARDPLPALPLPEDRQSVSSTEQERSGASALETLKNHITGIFSPKYSVWYHGAIPRSEVQELLTCSGDFLVRESQGKQEYVLSVLWDGQPRHFIIQAVSNMFRLEGESFPTIPLLIQNLLQSQQPITRKSGIVLARAVPKDKWVLNHEDVLLGERIGRGNFGEVFSGRLRADNSPVAVKSCRETLPPELKAKFLQEARILKQYRHPNIVRLIGVCTQKQPIYIVMELVQGGDFLTFLRSEGPHLRVKELVKMTENAAAGMEYLESKHCIHRDLAARNCLVTERNTLKISDFGMSREEEDGIYASTGGMKQIPVKWTAPEALNYGRYSSESDVWSFGILLWEAFSLGAIPYANLSNQQTREAVEHGLRLDPPEQCPEEVYQLMQRCWEYDPHKRPNFCTIHQDLIAIRKRQR; this is translated from the exons ATGGTCAGCAGTGGGTTTCCTGTTCCTccccaggagccagagctgcaccGGGTCCAGACCGCGTCAGCCCCGGCCCCAGCAGGAcgccagcagcagcctcacaaCGAAGACCCAACAACAAATATAGGCTGGAAGGACTGTGCCCTG ACCCCCTGGCTGGACAGTGGTGCCATGGGCTTTGGGCCGGAGCTGTGGTGCCCGCAGGGGCACAGTGCCCTGCTGCGGCTGCAGGATGGGGAGCTGCGCCTCCTGGAGCTGATGAAGAAGTGGATGTCACAGCGGGCCAAGAGCGACCGGGAGTATGCAGGGATGCTGCACCACATGTTctcccagctggaaaagcaggagggcACTTGGCAGCTCCATGGCAACCATGGTGGTCACACTGAGAAG TCCTGGTGGGTGCTGGTGAGCCGGACAGAGACGCTGAGCCAGATCCTGCGGCGGCACGCGGAGGAGCTGGCAGCGGGGCcgctggccaagctgagcctgctcATCCGCGACAAGCAGCAGCTGCGCAAAGCCTTCAGcgagcagtggcagcagctcagccaggagtACAACCGG ACGAcgcagcaggagatggagaagctgaaggcaCAGTACCGCAGCCTGGTCCGTGACAGCACCCAGGCCAAGCGCAAGTACCAGGAGGCCAGCAAAG ACAAGGAGCGGGACAAGGCGAAGGAGAAGTATGTGCGCAGCCTCTGGAAGCTCCATGCCCTCCACAATCAGTACGTGCTGGCTGTGCAGGCGGCTGCACTGCACCACCAGCACCACTACCAGCGggtgctgcccagcctgcaTCAGTCCCTCTACGgtctgcagcaggagatggtCCTCGTCCT AAAGGAGATCCTCAGCGAGTACTGCAGCATCAGCAGCCTGGTCCAGGAGGACCTTTTGGCCGTGCACCAGGAGATTGCCACTGCCATCCAGGCCATCGACCCTGCCACTGAGTACAGCAGCTTCATCCAGAGCCACCA GTATGAATCTGAGATGCCACCAACTGTGTCCTTTGATGAGAGCCTGCTGGAAGACACAGAAAACCTGgtgccaggggagctgcagctgaatgAGCTGACCCTTGAAAGTGTCCAGCACTG CCTGACCTCGGTTGAGGAGGAGTTGGTGGCTGCCACTGAGGCCGTGGGTATCAAGGAGCAGCAGATGCAGGAGCTGAAGGCAGAGATCCATGATGAGGAGCAGGGCCGGAGCCCCGGGGAGCG GGTGCACTTGTTGGGCAGGCGGCAGGGACTGCATGAGGTGCGGCAGCAGCTCGAGGGCTGCCTGTGTGCCCAGGCCAAGCTGCAGGCGCAGCGGGACCTGCTGGCCAGcaagctggcagagctgggcgCCAGGGaccccctgcctgccctgcctctgccagagGATCGGCAGTCCGTCTCCTCCACG gagcaggagcggagcggggccAGTGCGCTGGAGACCCTCAAGAACCACATCACGGGGATCTTCAGCCCAAAGTACTCG GTCTGGTACCACGGGGCCATCCCACGTTCGGAGGTACAGGAGCTGCTGACCTGCAGTGGGGACTTCCTGGTGCGGGAGAGCCAGGGCAAGCAGGAGTACGTGCTCAGCGTGCTGTGGGACGGGCAGCCCCGGCACTTCATCATCCAGGCTGTCAGT aacATGTTTCGGCTGGAGGGTGAGAGCTTCCCCACCATTCCGCTGCTCATCCAGAacctcctgcagagccagcagcccaTCACCCGCAAGAGTGGCATTGTcctggccagggctgtgcccaag GACAAATGGGTGCTTAACCACGAGGACGTGCTGCTGGGGGAACGCATTGGTCGG GGTAACTTTGGGGAAGTGTTCAGTGGACGCCTGCGTGCTGACAACTCCCCCGTTGCTGTGAAATCCTGCCGGGAAACCCTTCCACCTGAGCTCAAGGCCAAGTTCCTGCAGGAAGCTAG GATTCTCAAGCAGTACAGGCACCCAAACATTGTGCGTCTCATCGGCGTCTGCACGCAGAAACAGCCCATTTACATTGTCATGGAGCTGGTGCAGG GGGGGGACTTCCTGACCTTCCTGCGCAGCGAGGGTCCCCACCTCCGCGTGAAGGAGCTGGTCAAGATGACAGAGAATGCTGCTGCCGGCATGGAGTACCTGGAGAGCAAGCACTGCATCCACAG GGACCTGGCTGCTCGCAACTGCCTGGTGACAGAGAGGAACACCCTGAAGATCAGTGATTTTGGGATGTCACGGGAGGAGGAAGACGGCATCTATGCCTCCACAGGGGGGATGAAGCAAATCCCTGTCAAGTGGACGGCCCCTGAAGCTCTCAATTATG gccGATACAGCTCAGAGAGTGATGTCTGGAGCTTTGGGATCCTGCTGTGGGAAGCCTTCAGCTTGGGCGCCATCCCCTATGCCAACCTCAGCAACCAGCAGACACGGGAGGCAGTGGAGCATG GTTTGCGGCTGGACCCTCCCGAGCAGTGCCCTGAGGAGGTGTACCAGCTGATGCAGCGCTGCTGGGAGTATGACCCCCACAAGCGGCCCAACTTCTGCACCATCCACCAGGACCTCATTGCCATCCGCAAGAGACAGCGGTGA
- the FES gene encoding tyrosine-protein kinase Fes/Fps isoform X1, with protein MVSSGFPVPPQEPELHRVQTASAPAPAGRQQQPHNEDPTTNIGWKDCALTPWLDSGAMGFGPELWCPQGHSALLRLQDGELRLLELMKKWMSQRAKSDREYAGMLHHMFSQLEKQEGTWQLHGNHGGHTEKSWWVLVSRTETLSQILRRHAEELAAGPLAKLSLLIRDKQQLRKAFSEQWQQLSQEYNRTTQQEMEKLKAQYRSLVRDSTQAKRKYQEASKDKERDKAKEKYVRSLWKLHALHNQYVLAVQAAALHHQHHYQRVLPSLHQSLYGLQQEMVLVLKEILSEYCSISSLVQEDLLAVHQEIATAIQAIDPATEYSSFIQSHQYESEMPPTVSFDESLLEDTENLVPGELQLNELTLESVQHCLTSVEEELVAATEAVGIKEQQMQELKAEIHDEEQGRSPGERVHLLGRRQGLHEVRQQLEGCLCAQAKLQAQRDLLASKLAELGARDPLPALPLPEDRQSVSSTEQERSGASALETLKNHITGIFSPKYSLPPPVPLIPDVQKPLCQQVWYHGAIPRSEVQELLTCSGDFLVRESQGKQEYVLSVLWDGQPRHFIIQAVSNMFRLEGESFPTIPLLIQNLLQSQQPITRKSGIVLARAVPKDKWVLNHEDVLLGERIGRGNFGEVFSGRLRADNSPVAVKSCRETLPPELKAKFLQEARILKQYRHPNIVRLIGVCTQKQPIYIVMELVQGGDFLTFLRSEGPHLRVKELVKMTENAAAGMEYLESKHCIHRDLAARNCLVTERNTLKISDFGMSREEEDGIYASTGGMKQIPVKWTAPEALNYGRYSSESDVWSFGILLWEAFSLGAIPYANLSNQQTREAVEHGLRLDPPEQCPEEVYQLMQRCWEYDPHKRPNFCTIHQDLIAIRKRQR; from the exons ATGGTCAGCAGTGGGTTTCCTGTTCCTccccaggagccagagctgcaccGGGTCCAGACCGCGTCAGCCCCGGCCCCAGCAGGAcgccagcagcagcctcacaaCGAAGACCCAACAACAAATATAGGCTGGAAGGACTGTGCCCTG ACCCCCTGGCTGGACAGTGGTGCCATGGGCTTTGGGCCGGAGCTGTGGTGCCCGCAGGGGCACAGTGCCCTGCTGCGGCTGCAGGATGGGGAGCTGCGCCTCCTGGAGCTGATGAAGAAGTGGATGTCACAGCGGGCCAAGAGCGACCGGGAGTATGCAGGGATGCTGCACCACATGTTctcccagctggaaaagcaggagggcACTTGGCAGCTCCATGGCAACCATGGTGGTCACACTGAGAAG TCCTGGTGGGTGCTGGTGAGCCGGACAGAGACGCTGAGCCAGATCCTGCGGCGGCACGCGGAGGAGCTGGCAGCGGGGCcgctggccaagctgagcctgctcATCCGCGACAAGCAGCAGCTGCGCAAAGCCTTCAGcgagcagtggcagcagctcagccaggagtACAACCGG ACGAcgcagcaggagatggagaagctgaaggcaCAGTACCGCAGCCTGGTCCGTGACAGCACCCAGGCCAAGCGCAAGTACCAGGAGGCCAGCAAAG ACAAGGAGCGGGACAAGGCGAAGGAGAAGTATGTGCGCAGCCTCTGGAAGCTCCATGCCCTCCACAATCAGTACGTGCTGGCTGTGCAGGCGGCTGCACTGCACCACCAGCACCACTACCAGCGggtgctgcccagcctgcaTCAGTCCCTCTACGgtctgcagcaggagatggtCCTCGTCCT AAAGGAGATCCTCAGCGAGTACTGCAGCATCAGCAGCCTGGTCCAGGAGGACCTTTTGGCCGTGCACCAGGAGATTGCCACTGCCATCCAGGCCATCGACCCTGCCACTGAGTACAGCAGCTTCATCCAGAGCCACCA GTATGAATCTGAGATGCCACCAACTGTGTCCTTTGATGAGAGCCTGCTGGAAGACACAGAAAACCTGgtgccaggggagctgcagctgaatgAGCTGACCCTTGAAAGTGTCCAGCACTG CCTGACCTCGGTTGAGGAGGAGTTGGTGGCTGCCACTGAGGCCGTGGGTATCAAGGAGCAGCAGATGCAGGAGCTGAAGGCAGAGATCCATGATGAGGAGCAGGGCCGGAGCCCCGGGGAGCG GGTGCACTTGTTGGGCAGGCGGCAGGGACTGCATGAGGTGCGGCAGCAGCTCGAGGGCTGCCTGTGTGCCCAGGCCAAGCTGCAGGCGCAGCGGGACCTGCTGGCCAGcaagctggcagagctgggcgCCAGGGaccccctgcctgccctgcctctgccagagGATCGGCAGTCCGTCTCCTCCACG gagcaggagcggagcggggccAGTGCGCTGGAGACCCTCAAGAACCACATCACGGGGATCTTCAGCCCAAAGTACTCG CTGCCACCCCCCGTGCCCCTAATCCCAGACGTGCAGAAGCCGCTGTGCCAGCAGGTCTGGTACCACGGGGCCATCCCACGTTCGGAGGTACAGGAGCTGCTGACCTGCAGTGGGGACTTCCTGGTGCGGGAGAGCCAGGGCAAGCAGGAGTACGTGCTCAGCGTGCTGTGGGACGGGCAGCCCCGGCACTTCATCATCCAGGCTGTCAGT aacATGTTTCGGCTGGAGGGTGAGAGCTTCCCCACCATTCCGCTGCTCATCCAGAacctcctgcagagccagcagcccaTCACCCGCAAGAGTGGCATTGTcctggccagggctgtgcccaag GACAAATGGGTGCTTAACCACGAGGACGTGCTGCTGGGGGAACGCATTGGTCGG GGTAACTTTGGGGAAGTGTTCAGTGGACGCCTGCGTGCTGACAACTCCCCCGTTGCTGTGAAATCCTGCCGGGAAACCCTTCCACCTGAGCTCAAGGCCAAGTTCCTGCAGGAAGCTAG GATTCTCAAGCAGTACAGGCACCCAAACATTGTGCGTCTCATCGGCGTCTGCACGCAGAAACAGCCCATTTACATTGTCATGGAGCTGGTGCAGG GGGGGGACTTCCTGACCTTCCTGCGCAGCGAGGGTCCCCACCTCCGCGTGAAGGAGCTGGTCAAGATGACAGAGAATGCTGCTGCCGGCATGGAGTACCTGGAGAGCAAGCACTGCATCCACAG GGACCTGGCTGCTCGCAACTGCCTGGTGACAGAGAGGAACACCCTGAAGATCAGTGATTTTGGGATGTCACGGGAGGAGGAAGACGGCATCTATGCCTCCACAGGGGGGATGAAGCAAATCCCTGTCAAGTGGACGGCCCCTGAAGCTCTCAATTATG gccGATACAGCTCAGAGAGTGATGTCTGGAGCTTTGGGATCCTGCTGTGGGAAGCCTTCAGCTTGGGCGCCATCCCCTATGCCAACCTCAGCAACCAGCAGACACGGGAGGCAGTGGAGCATG GTTTGCGGCTGGACCCTCCCGAGCAGTGCCCTGAGGAGGTGTACCAGCTGATGCAGCGCTGCTGGGAGTATGACCCCCACAAGCGGCCCAACTTCTGCACCATCCACCAGGACCTCATTGCCATCCGCAAGAGACAGCGGTGA
- the FES gene encoding tyrosine-protein kinase Fes/Fps isoform X4, producing MGFGPELWCPQGHSALLRLQDGELRLLELMKKWMSQRAKSDREYAGMLHHMFSQLEKQEGTWQLHGNHGGHTEKSWWVLVSRTETLSQILRRHAEELAAGPLAKLSLLIRDKQQLRKAFSEQWQQLSQEYNRTTQQEMEKLKAQYRSLVRDSTQAKRKYQEASKDKERDKAKEKYVRSLWKLHALHNQYVLAVQAAALHHQHHYQRVLPSLHQSLYGLQQEMVLVLKEILSEYCSISSLVQEDLLAVHQEIATAIQAIDPATEYSSFIQSHQYESEMPPTVSFDESLLEDTENLVPGELQLNELTLESVQHCLTSVEEELVAATEAVGIKEQQMQELKAEIHDEEQGRSPGERVHLLGRRQGLHEVRQQLEGCLCAQAKLQAQRDLLASKLAELGARDPLPALPLPEDRQSVSSTEQERSGASALETLKNHITGIFSPKYSLPPPVPLIPDVQKPLCQQVWYHGAIPRSEVQELLTCSGDFLVRESQGKQEYVLSVLWDGQPRHFIIQAVSNMFRLEGESFPTIPLLIQNLLQSQQPITRKSGIVLARAVPKDKWVLNHEDVLLGERIGRGNFGEVFSGRLRADNSPVAVKSCRETLPPELKAKFLQEARILKQYRHPNIVRLIGVCTQKQPIYIVMELVQGGDFLTFLRSEGPHLRVKELVKMTENAAAGMEYLESKHCIHRDLAARNCLVTERNTLKISDFGMSREEEDGIYASTGGMKQIPVKWTAPEALNYGRYSSESDVWSFGILLWEAFSLGAIPYANLSNQQTREAVEHGLRLDPPEQCPEEVYQLMQRCWEYDPHKRPNFCTIHQDLIAIRKRQR from the exons ATGGGCTTTGGGCCGGAGCTGTGGTGCCCGCAGGGGCACAGTGCCCTGCTGCGGCTGCAGGATGGGGAGCTGCGCCTCCTGGAGCTGATGAAGAAGTGGATGTCACAGCGGGCCAAGAGCGACCGGGAGTATGCAGGGATGCTGCACCACATGTTctcccagctggaaaagcaggagggcACTTGGCAGCTCCATGGCAACCATGGTGGTCACACTGAGAAG TCCTGGTGGGTGCTGGTGAGCCGGACAGAGACGCTGAGCCAGATCCTGCGGCGGCACGCGGAGGAGCTGGCAGCGGGGCcgctggccaagctgagcctgctcATCCGCGACAAGCAGCAGCTGCGCAAAGCCTTCAGcgagcagtggcagcagctcagccaggagtACAACCGG ACGAcgcagcaggagatggagaagctgaaggcaCAGTACCGCAGCCTGGTCCGTGACAGCACCCAGGCCAAGCGCAAGTACCAGGAGGCCAGCAAAG ACAAGGAGCGGGACAAGGCGAAGGAGAAGTATGTGCGCAGCCTCTGGAAGCTCCATGCCCTCCACAATCAGTACGTGCTGGCTGTGCAGGCGGCTGCACTGCACCACCAGCACCACTACCAGCGggtgctgcccagcctgcaTCAGTCCCTCTACGgtctgcagcaggagatggtCCTCGTCCT AAAGGAGATCCTCAGCGAGTACTGCAGCATCAGCAGCCTGGTCCAGGAGGACCTTTTGGCCGTGCACCAGGAGATTGCCACTGCCATCCAGGCCATCGACCCTGCCACTGAGTACAGCAGCTTCATCCAGAGCCACCA GTATGAATCTGAGATGCCACCAACTGTGTCCTTTGATGAGAGCCTGCTGGAAGACACAGAAAACCTGgtgccaggggagctgcagctgaatgAGCTGACCCTTGAAAGTGTCCAGCACTG CCTGACCTCGGTTGAGGAGGAGTTGGTGGCTGCCACTGAGGCCGTGGGTATCAAGGAGCAGCAGATGCAGGAGCTGAAGGCAGAGATCCATGATGAGGAGCAGGGCCGGAGCCCCGGGGAGCG GGTGCACTTGTTGGGCAGGCGGCAGGGACTGCATGAGGTGCGGCAGCAGCTCGAGGGCTGCCTGTGTGCCCAGGCCAAGCTGCAGGCGCAGCGGGACCTGCTGGCCAGcaagctggcagagctgggcgCCAGGGaccccctgcctgccctgcctctgccagagGATCGGCAGTCCGTCTCCTCCACG gagcaggagcggagcggggccAGTGCGCTGGAGACCCTCAAGAACCACATCACGGGGATCTTCAGCCCAAAGTACTCG CTGCCACCCCCCGTGCCCCTAATCCCAGACGTGCAGAAGCCGCTGTGCCAGCAGGTCTGGTACCACGGGGCCATCCCACGTTCGGAGGTACAGGAGCTGCTGACCTGCAGTGGGGACTTCCTGGTGCGGGAGAGCCAGGGCAAGCAGGAGTACGTGCTCAGCGTGCTGTGGGACGGGCAGCCCCGGCACTTCATCATCCAGGCTGTCAGT aacATGTTTCGGCTGGAGGGTGAGAGCTTCCCCACCATTCCGCTGCTCATCCAGAacctcctgcagagccagcagcccaTCACCCGCAAGAGTGGCATTGTcctggccagggctgtgcccaag GACAAATGGGTGCTTAACCACGAGGACGTGCTGCTGGGGGAACGCATTGGTCGG GGTAACTTTGGGGAAGTGTTCAGTGGACGCCTGCGTGCTGACAACTCCCCCGTTGCTGTGAAATCCTGCCGGGAAACCCTTCCACCTGAGCTCAAGGCCAAGTTCCTGCAGGAAGCTAG GATTCTCAAGCAGTACAGGCACCCAAACATTGTGCGTCTCATCGGCGTCTGCACGCAGAAACAGCCCATTTACATTGTCATGGAGCTGGTGCAGG GGGGGGACTTCCTGACCTTCCTGCGCAGCGAGGGTCCCCACCTCCGCGTGAAGGAGCTGGTCAAGATGACAGAGAATGCTGCTGCCGGCATGGAGTACCTGGAGAGCAAGCACTGCATCCACAG GGACCTGGCTGCTCGCAACTGCCTGGTGACAGAGAGGAACACCCTGAAGATCAGTGATTTTGGGATGTCACGGGAGGAGGAAGACGGCATCTATGCCTCCACAGGGGGGATGAAGCAAATCCCTGTCAAGTGGACGGCCCCTGAAGCTCTCAATTATG gccGATACAGCTCAGAGAGTGATGTCTGGAGCTTTGGGATCCTGCTGTGGGAAGCCTTCAGCTTGGGCGCCATCCCCTATGCCAACCTCAGCAACCAGCAGACACGGGAGGCAGTGGAGCATG GTTTGCGGCTGGACCCTCCCGAGCAGTGCCCTGAGGAGGTGTACCAGCTGATGCAGCGCTGCTGGGAGTATGACCCCCACAAGCGGCCCAACTTCTGCACCATCCACCAGGACCTCATTGCCATCCGCAAGAGACAGCGGTGA